In a genomic window of Magnolia sinica isolate HGM2019 chromosome 14, MsV1, whole genome shotgun sequence:
- the LOC131224681 gene encoding heavy metal-associated isoprenylated plant protein 31-like, translated as MSVIQVRVPNLDCEGCATKIRKALFKLEGVDEIDIEMDSQKVTVRGHAVEEKKVIKTVRRTGKAAEPWPFPAYSHYSSFYKYPAHIANHYYERSSHDVASVHTFFHTPATYSMAVSSDEAVASLFSDENPHACTIM; from the exons ATGTCT GTGATACAGGTGAGGGTCCCAAACCTCGACTGTGAGGGATGCGCCACAAAGATTCGGAAAGCTCTCTTCAAGCTCGAAG GAGTAGATGAAATAGACATAGAAATGGATTCACAGAAGGTTACCGTAAGAGGTCATGCAGTGGAGGAGAAGAAGGTAATCAAGACCGTCCGTCGGACTGGGAAGGCTGCCGAGCCATGGCCATTCCCAGCTTACTCCCATTATTCGTCATTTTATAAATACCCAGCCCACATAGCGAACCACTACTACGAACGGTCCAGCCACGATGTGGCGAGTGTACACACTTTCTTCCATACTCCCGCAACCTACTCAATGGCTGTGTCATCTGATGAAGCTGTGGCATCCCTTTTCAGCGATGAAAATCCACATGCATGCACCATCATGTGA